A stretch of Hydrogenothermus marinus DNA encodes these proteins:
- a CDS encoding lysophospholipid acyltransferase family protein, which translates to MNKLSAEEFLIHHYPNIEKYPKPLKNFIINTIKNFLYEDEINKFLNENINKDSFSFVDSILDYLDIGIKINTKELERIPQFGRVVIIANHPSVLDSLFLIQIIKNVRKDFKIVANSFLQNIKPLKDLLIEVDNVNESIKKSSFREMIDYLNSEHAIIIFPSGEVSRPSKKSFVIKEGKWRPGFYKIASKTYSPILPIHIKAKHSLLFYALSMINKSISTAILPREVVNFKKKQVNVKIGNLIPYESYNIQGINTDRKVKLIRKHLFKIAKNKKGIFKEEKGICLPEPVNEIKSEIKNGKLLGKTFDGKSIILYESDTENSVIKEIGRLREITFRFVGEGTGNRKDIDKYDFYYKHLIIWDEENLEIAGAYRIGVCKDIVESKGISGLYTSTLFRFDEKFHKYLPNSLELGRSFVQPKYWNSKTLDYLWQGLGAYIRENPNIKYLFGPVSLSNRLTLQAKSLIVYFYKLYFSPKEKLVKHKNPFYIPKDIVEYCKYIFEGNDYKKDFLTLKRELNFLGFSVPTLYKQYTEACEREGVAFHDFGIDENFNNCVDGFIFVDLNYLKPSKKKRYLRL; encoded by the coding sequence ATGAATAAATTAAGTGCTGAAGAGTTTTTAATACATCATTATCCGAATATAGAAAAATATCCTAAACCTTTAAAAAATTTTATCATTAATACAATAAAAAATTTTCTTTACGAGGATGAGATAAACAAATTTCTCAATGAAAATATTAATAAAGATAGTTTTAGTTTTGTAGATTCTATTTTAGATTATTTAGATATAGGAATAAAGATAAATACAAAAGAATTAGAAAGAATACCTCAATTTGGAAGAGTTGTAATTATAGCTAATCATCCTTCTGTGTTAGATTCATTATTTCTAATACAAATAATAAAAAATGTAAGAAAAGATTTTAAAATTGTAGCAAACTCTTTCCTTCAAAATATAAAACCATTAAAAGATTTATTAATAGAAGTAGATAATGTAAATGAATCTATAAAAAAATCTTCTTTTAGGGAGATGATAGATTATTTAAATTCTGAGCATGCAATTATAATATTTCCATCAGGTGAAGTAAGCAGGCCTTCTAAAAAAAGTTTTGTTATAAAAGAAGGAAAATGGAGACCAGGATTTTATAAAATAGCGTCTAAAACATATTCTCCTATCTTACCAATACATATAAAAGCTAAACATTCTTTATTGTTTTATGCTTTATCTATGATAAATAAATCTATTTCTACTGCAATTTTACCAAGAGAGGTTGTTAATTTCAAAAAGAAACAGGTTAATGTAAAAATAGGAAATTTAATACCATATGAAAGCTATAACATACAAGGTATAAATACAGATAGGAAAGTAAAACTTATTAGAAAACATCTTTTTAAAATTGCCAAAAATAAAAAAGGTATATTTAAAGAAGAAAAAGGTATCTGTCTTCCAGAACCAGTAAATGAAATAAAGTCAGAAATTAAAAATGGAAAACTTTTAGGAAAAACATTTGATGGTAAAAGTATAATCCTATATGAAAGTGATACTGAAAATAGTGTAATAAAAGAAATAGGAAGATTAAGAGAAATTACATTCCGCTTTGTTGGTGAAGGAACAGGAAATAGAAAAGATATTGATAAATATGATTTTTACTATAAACATCTAATTATATGGGACGAAGAAAATTTAGAAATTGCAGGTGCTTATAGAATAGGAGTATGTAAAGATATTGTAGAATCAAAAGGTATAAGTGGTTTATATACAAGCACCCTTTTTAGATTTGATGAAAAATTTCATAAATATTTACCTAATAGCTTAGAACTTGGAAGAAGTTTTGTTCAACCAAAATACTGGAACAGTAAAACCCTTGATTATTTATGGCAAGGTCTTGGAGCTTATATAAGAGAAAATCCTAATATAAAATATTTATTTGGTCCTGTAAGTTTAAGTAATAGATTAACTTTACAAGCCAAATCATTAATTGTTTATTTTTATAAATTATATTTTAGTCCTAAAGAAAAGCTTGTAAAACATAAAAATCCTTTTTATATACCAAAAGATATAGTTGAGTATTGTAAGTATATATTTGAAGGAAATGATTATAAAAAAGACTTTTTAACATTAAAAAGAGAACTTAATTTTTTAGGATTTTCTGTTCCAACTTTATATAAACAGTATACAGAAGCTTGTGAAAGAGAAGGAGTAGCTTTCCATGATTTTGGAATAGATGAAAATTTCAATAATTGTGTAGATGGTTTTATATTTGTTGATTTAAATTATCTTAAACCTTCAAAAAAGAAAAGATATCTCCGTTTATAA
- a CDS encoding OsmC family protein, whose protein sequence is MAPVKEEKRTVSLSLEDEKWLSKALNAEEIKDIDISDMKVKATDLMLMALGYCFGITIQAYTNHKGYKIEDVKIEVIGEKHPKENRYERLSINVSFKSDLTEEQITRVMEIGKRGCTVGNTLEKGAIIEKKYIG, encoded by the coding sequence TTGGCACCAGTTAAAGAAGAAAAAAGAACAGTTTCTTTATCCTTAGAAGATGAAAAATGGCTTTCTAAAGCTTTAAATGCTGAAGAAATAAAAGATATAGATATATCAGATATGAAAGTAAAAGCTACAGACTTAATGTTAATGGCATTAGGATATTGTTTTGGTATAACTATTCAAGCTTATACAAACCATAAAGGTTATAAAATTGAAGATGTAAAAATAGAAGTAATTGGAGAAAAACATCCTAAGGAAAATAGATATGAGAGACTTTCTATAAATGTTTCCTTCAAATCTGATTTAACAGAAGAACAGATAACAAGGGTTATGGAAATTGGAAAAAGAGGATGCACTGTTGGAAATACTCTTGAAAAAGGAGCAATTATAGAAAAAAAATATATTGGGTGA
- a CDS encoding YtxH domain-containing protein, producing MRKGVLAFLLGVISALIISYLLYRNRKELKERLKELEESIKDLEVKEKIKGTVNDVINTLKTKINETKNLPKEETEEILDIVEEKIKKLEEVVKG from the coding sequence ATGAGAAAAGGAGTTTTAGCATTTTTATTAGGAGTAATTTCAGCTTTAATAATTTCATATTTACTTTATAGAAATAGGAAAGAACTTAAAGAAAGACTTAAAGAATTAGAAGAATCTATAAAAGATTTAGAAGTAAAAGAAAAGATTAAAGGCACTGTAAATGATGTAATCAATACTTTAAAAACAAAGATTAATGAGACAAAAAATCTTCCAAAAGAAGAAACAGAAGAGATTTTAGATATTGTTGAAGAAAAAATCAAAAAATTAGAGGAAGTTGTTAAGGGGTAA
- the gatA gene encoding Asp-tRNA(Asn)/Glu-tRNA(Gln) amidotransferase subunit GatA, whose product MDFWKKSLRELSDLIKKKEVKPSEVLASFIERKEKFEPKINSYVTDLSEKALEEAKAKDEELTKLDDIPELFGIPIAIKDNISTKGIRTTCSSKMLENYIPPFDATVIEKLNQQGYIITGKTNLDEFAMGSSTENSAFFPTKNPWDFERVPGGSSGGSAAAVGAGIVPAALGSDTGGSIRQPAAFCGVVGLKPTYGRVSRYGLVAFASSLDQIGPITRTVEDSAILLNIISGKDEKDSTSSDVEVPDFTKYLRQDIKELRIGIAEEFFKGLNNEIKALINNAIKQLEKEGAEIIYISLPTVEYAIEAYYIIAPSEASSNLARFDGVRYGYRAKDYKDLEEMYSKTRDEGFGPEVKRRIMLGTYSLSSGYYDAYYLKAQKVRTLIYQEFMKAFDNVDVILTPTTPDVAFKLGEKSNDPIQMYLSDIYTVSVNMATLPAISIPCGFKNNLPVGMQFIGKPFDEGTILKVAHYFERMNDFYKKFPEL is encoded by the coding sequence ATGGATTTCTGGAAAAAATCTCTACGAGAATTATCAGATTTAATAAAAAAGAAAGAAGTTAAGCCTTCAGAAGTTTTAGCAAGTTTTATAGAAAGAAAAGAAAAGTTTGAGCCAAAGATAAATTCTTATGTTACTGATTTATCAGAAAAAGCTTTAGAAGAAGCTAAAGCAAAAGACGAAGAGTTAACAAAACTGGATGATATTCCAGAGCTTTTTGGTATTCCTATAGCAATAAAAGATAATATTTCTACAAAAGGAATAAGAACTACTTGTTCATCTAAAATGCTTGAAAATTATATACCTCCTTTTGATGCTACAGTAATAGAAAAACTAAATCAACAAGGATATATAATTACAGGAAAAACAAATCTTGATGAATTTGCAATGGGATCTTCAACAGAAAACTCTGCATTTTTTCCTACAAAAAATCCATGGGATTTTGAAAGGGTTCCAGGAGGTTCTTCTGGTGGCTCTGCTGCAGCAGTTGGAGCAGGTATTGTACCTGCAGCATTAGGCTCTGATACTGGTGGCTCCATTAGACAACCAGCTGCTTTTTGTGGAGTAGTTGGATTAAAACCGACTTATGGTAGAGTTTCAAGATATGGACTTGTTGCTTTTGCATCATCTTTAGATCAGATAGGTCCTATTACAAGAACTGTTGAAGATTCTGCAATTCTTTTAAATATTATTTCAGGAAAAGATGAAAAAGATAGCACTTCTTCAGATGTAGAAGTACCAGACTTTACTAAATATTTAAGACAAGATATAAAAGAGTTAAGAATTGGTATTGCTGAGGAGTTTTTCAAAGGATTAAATAATGAGATAAAAGCTCTTATTAACAATGCTATAAAACAATTAGAAAAAGAAGGAGCAGAAATTATTTATATATCTTTGCCAACAGTAGAGTATGCAATTGAGGCTTATTATATAATTGCTCCTTCTGAAGCATCTTCTAACCTTGCTAGATTTGATGGTGTTAGATATGGATATAGGGCAAAAGATTATAAAGATCTTGAAGAGATGTACTCAAAAACAAGAGATGAAGGCTTTGGACCAGAAGTAAAAAGAAGAATAATGCTTGGTACTTATTCTTTATCTTCAGGATATTATGATGCATACTATCTAAAAGCTCAAAAAGTTAGAACTTTAATATATCAAGAGTTTATGAAAGCTTTTGATAATGTAGATGTAATATTAACTCCAACAACGCCAGATGTAGCATTTAAATTAGGTGAAAAATCTAATGATCCTATTCAGATGTATCTATCTGATATATATACTGTTTCTGTAAATATGGCTACTTTACCTGCTATAAGTATTCCATGTGGATTTAAAAATAATTTACCTGTAGGTATGCAGTTTATAGGAAAACCTTTTGATGAAGGTACAATTTTAAAAGTAGCCCATTATTTTGAAAGAATGAATGATTTTTATAAAAAGTTTCCTGAGTTATGA
- a CDS encoding AAA family ATPase: MIKNEKIREVINILSKFLHGKEEAIRLSLITFFSKGHLLIEDLPGLGKTTLAIGIAKTLGLSFGRIQFTSDLLPSDIIGVSIFNKKTGEFEFQKGPIFHNIVLVDEINRATPKTQSALLEAMGEKQVSVERKTYKLEKPFFVIATQNPVEQFGTFPLPESQLDRFMMKISIGYPTRKAEKEILKGGSKREELYNIEPIFNKEEVLKIQDQIRNEIYISDKVIDYILDIVELTRKTKFLYSGLSIRGSLSLVYTAKTNAYFKGRDYVIPEDIKELAIYTIPHRVIFKEEFEEKDKKEIIKSLIEEVKVPA, encoded by the coding sequence ATGATAAAAAATGAAAAAATAAGGGAAGTTATTAATATATTATCTAAGTTTTTACATGGAAAAGAGGAAGCCATTAGGCTTTCCTTAATTACCTTTTTTTCAAAAGGACATCTATTAATAGAAGATTTACCGGGACTTGGTAAAACAACTTTAGCAATAGGAATAGCAAAAACCTTAGGCCTTTCTTTTGGAAGAATTCAGTTTACAAGTGATTTATTACCATCAGATATTATTGGAGTTTCTATTTTTAACAAAAAGACTGGAGAGTTTGAATTTCAAAAAGGCCCTATATTTCATAATATAGTTTTAGTTGATGAAATAAATAGAGCAACACCAAAAACCCAGTCAGCACTTCTTGAAGCTATGGGAGAAAAACAGGTTTCTGTAGAAAGAAAAACATATAAACTTGAAAAGCCTTTTTTTGTTATAGCAACTCAAAATCCTGTTGAACAATTTGGTACTTTCCCTCTTCCAGAATCTCAACTTGATAGATTTATGATGAAAATAAGTATAGGTTATCCTACAAGAAAAGCAGAAAAAGAAATTTTAAAAGGTGGAAGTAAAAGAGAAGAGCTCTATAATATAGAGCCAATTTTCAATAAAGAAGAAGTATTAAAAATACAAGATCAAATTAGAAATGAGATTTATATATCTGATAAAGTTATAGATTATATTCTTGATATTGTAGAATTGACAAGAAAAACAAAATTTCTTTATTCAGGACTTTCAATAAGGGGAAGTCTTTCTCTTGTTTATACTGCAAAAACAAATGCTTATTTTAAAGGTAGAGATTATGTAATTCCAGAAGATATAAAAGAGCTTGCTATTTATACAATCCCTCATAGAGTTATATTTAAAGAAGAGTTTGAAGAGAAAGACAAAAAGGAGATTATAAAATCTTTAATAGAAGAGGTAAAAGTCCCAGCTTAA
- a CDS encoding DUF58 domain-containing protein, with protein MGISGFFGKRNISAVDIDIQFSEEKYAGKEFPLKILIKNQKRFLPSILIKVHIEDKQVLIPYIKTRTTEEIEILYLFENRGVGKIENIYICSVFPFNFFVRCFSFNKKFETIVFPKPEKCSLYQETKSSKKREKDIGKLKAYEGEIGGLKEYNLGEPIKYIHWKHYAKTGKLFVKELYSDTDRPIIIDFDKLKDKNIEKSLSCATYLINSFYKKKIPVGLKIGNKIFKPSLSYGHKISMLKELALYV; from the coding sequence ATGGGAATTTCAGGATTTTTTGGTAAAAGAAATATATCAGCCGTAGATATAGATATACAATTTTCAGAAGAAAAGTATGCAGGTAAGGAGTTTCCTTTAAAAATATTAATTAAAAATCAAAAAAGATTTTTACCGTCAATCCTTATAAAAGTTCATATAGAAGATAAACAGGTTTTAATTCCTTATATAAAAACAAGAACGACTGAAGAGATTGAGATTTTATATTTATTTGAAAATAGAGGAGTAGGAAAAATAGAAAATATTTATATATGCTCAGTTTTTCCATTTAATTTTTTTGTAAGATGTTTTTCCTTTAATAAAAAATTTGAAACTATAGTTTTTCCAAAACCTGAAAAATGCAGTTTATACCAAGAAACAAAAAGTAGCAAAAAAAGAGAAAAGGATATAGGAAAATTAAAGGCTTACGAAGGAGAGATAGGAGGATTAAAAGAGTATAATTTAGGAGAACCTATAAAATATATACACTGGAAACATTATGCAAAAACAGGGAAGCTTTTTGTAAAAGAGCTTTATTCTGATACAGATAGGCCTATAATTATAGATTTTGATAAATTAAAAGATAAAAATATTGAAAAATCTCTTTCATGTGCTACATATTTAATAAATAGTTTTTATAAGAAAAAAATTCCTGTTGGCCTTAAAATAGGTAATAAGATTTTTAAACCTTCTTTATCTTATGGGCATAAAATTTCAATGTTAAAGGAGCTTGCCCTTTATGTATAG
- a CDS encoding transglutaminase family protein, translating into MYSIKDIVNIFSYIASIIAFLSVMNFINPIYSIIFALFLGLSFYFEKKQKFPIKRVFLNILSIAIVLFSALQVSLENPVVPIVEALTVLLGIKLIEQKKFRDYMQIFLISVFLLAGRALLSIDITFLIYFLLLFFIVSVGIIFLTFYSQEENIYFTKNQFFSLLIKLLAIPLISIPATIFLFVILPRTDYPLLNFLNKSSSGITGFSDKVSLGDVSDIQEDNSIIFRVKMPKLNKEIYFRGITLDYFDGKTWHRRYKKPIKIFSISGEKFKSVVFLNPYGQNYLFGLNYPIRVYGVDNILYSDFTFKSRKTINKTIKYEVYSILKPKIKQTLENKYIYLQIPKNINPNIIKLAKRLRENKSVPEFIKNLKTFFRDFKYSLKNLPTGDDALYKFLFKTKSGNCEYFASATAILLRLNNIPARVVIGYKGGDYNDFGGYYAVFNKNAHSWVEYYYNGYWNTLDTTPSALPLELQKKELSFLFKLRLMFDTINYYYINFVIDFNFQKQVHLFKSVSKNISDIKSQIYLIIGFFKENIIYILLSGLISFVGVVLFRYYSIPIEERILNKFLKKLEKYGYLKKENEGLEEFINKIKEEDLKEKANTFVKEFESIYYKDKKLNKEEKTKLENLIKRI; encoded by the coding sequence ATGTATAGTATAAAAGATATTGTCAATATATTTTCATATATTGCTTCAATTATTGCATTTTTATCTGTAATGAATTTTATAAATCCTATATACTCTATAATTTTTGCTTTATTTCTTGGACTTTCTTTTTACTTTGAAAAAAAACAAAAATTTCCAATAAAAAGAGTTTTCTTAAACATATTATCTATAGCTATTGTGTTATTTTCAGCTTTACAGGTTTCTTTGGAAAATCCTGTTGTACCAATAGTTGAAGCTTTAACTGTTTTACTTGGAATTAAATTAATAGAACAAAAAAAGTTTAGAGATTATATGCAGATATTTTTAATATCTGTGTTTTTACTTGCAGGTAGAGCTCTTTTATCTATTGATATTACTTTTTTAATCTATTTTTTGTTGCTTTTCTTTATAGTTTCAGTAGGAATTATATTTTTAACCTTTTATTCTCAAGAAGAAAATATTTATTTTACAAAAAATCAGTTTTTTTCATTATTAATAAAACTACTTGCAATACCTTTAATATCAATTCCTGCCACAATTTTTTTATTTGTAATACTTCCTAGAACAGATTATCCACTTTTAAACTTTTTAAATAAATCCAGTTCAGGAATTACAGGTTTTTCTGATAAGGTATCCCTTGGAGATGTATCAGATATTCAAGAAGATAACAGTATTATTTTTCGAGTTAAAATGCCAAAACTAAATAAAGAGATTTATTTTAGAGGAATTACCTTAGATTATTTTGATGGTAAAACTTGGCATAGAAGATATAAAAAACCTATAAAAATTTTTAGTATTTCAGGGGAAAAATTTAAATCAGTAGTATTTTTAAATCCTTATGGCCAAAATTATCTGTTTGGACTTAATTATCCTATAAGAGTTTACGGAGTAGATAATATCCTTTATTCAGATTTTACATTTAAGTCAAGAAAAACTATAAATAAAACAATAAAGTATGAAGTTTACTCAATATTAAAGCCAAAAATAAAACAAACATTAGAAAATAAATATATATACCTTCAAATTCCTAAAAATATTAACCCTAATATTATTAAGCTTGCAAAAAGATTAAGAGAAAATAAATCAGTTCCTGAATTTATAAAAAATCTAAAAACTTTTTTTAGAGATTTTAAATACTCGTTAAAAAATCTTCCAACAGGAGATGATGCCCTTTACAAATTTTTATTTAAAACAAAATCTGGAAATTGTGAATATTTTGCATCAGCTACTGCAATACTTTTAAGACTTAATAACATACCTGCAAGGGTAGTAATTGGTTATAAAGGCGGTGATTATAATGATTTTGGAGGATATTATGCAGTCTTTAATAAAAATGCTCATAGCTGGGTAGAGTATTATTATAATGGATATTGGAATACATTAGATACAACTCCTTCAGCATTACCTTTAGAACTTCAAAAAAAGGAATTATCTTTTTTATTTAAACTAAGACTAATGTTTGACACTATTAATTATTATTATATAAACTTTGTTATTGATTTTAATTTTCAAAAGCAAGTACATCTATTTAAATCTGTTTCAAAAAATATCTCAGATATAAAATCTCAAATCTATTTGATAATAGGATTTTTTAAAGAAAATATTATTTATATTTTGTTAAGTGGATTAATTTCCTTTGTAGGTGTTGTTTTATTTAGATATTATTCTATTCCTATAGAAGAAAGAATTTTAAATAAATTTTTAAAAAAACTTGAAAAGTATGGATATTTAAAGAAAGAAAATGAAGGACTTGAAGAGTTTATAAATAAAATAAAAGAAGAAGATTTAAAAGAAAAAGCAAATACTTTTGTAAAAGAGTTTGAAAGTATATACTATAAAGACAAAAAATTAAATAAAGAAGAAAAGACAAAATTAGAAAATTTAATAAAGAGGATTTGA
- the hemH gene encoding ferrochelatase, which yields MAKTGVVLLNMGGPDSLEAIQPFLYNLFSDHDIIEIPRLIQKPVAYLISKTRAKSTRKYYELMGGKSPQKEQTLEQAKELQKALGDKYKVVVAMRYWHPFTEEALNELFKDDIDKIILLPLYPQYSRTTTGSSFNEFYRVFKKFNKNIPVIEIKSYFDYPTYIQALVENIKENLPDYKNYYFLFSAHSLPEKVIKEGDPYQLQVMKTVKLVMKHFPENEYNLAYQSKIGPVKWLEPFTDKEIERVAKEGIKNLAVIPISFVSEHSETLYELDIQYGNLAKEVGIENYVRIPTLQTSKTFIKALKELVENVKG from the coding sequence ATGGCAAAAACAGGCGTTGTTCTTTTAAATATGGGTGGACCTGATAGCTTAGAAGCTATACAACCTTTTTTATATAATCTTTTTTCAGACCATGATATTATAGAAATTCCAAGATTAATACAAAAACCTGTAGCTTACCTAATATCTAAAACAAGAGCAAAAAGTACTAGAAAATATTATGAGTTAATGGGAGGAAAATCACCTCAAAAAGAACAAACATTAGAGCAAGCAAAAGAATTGCAAAAAGCATTAGGAGATAAATATAAAGTTGTTGTTGCAATGAGATATTGGCATCCATTTACAGAAGAAGCTTTAAATGAACTTTTTAAAGATGATATAGATAAAATAATCCTTCTTCCATTATATCCTCAATATAGTAGAACAACAACTGGTTCTTCTTTTAATGAATTTTATAGAGTTTTTAAAAAATTTAATAAAAATATTCCGGTAATAGAAATAAAAAGCTATTTTGATTATCCTACATATATACAGGCTTTAGTTGAAAATATAAAAGAAAATCTACCAGATTATAAAAATTACTACTTTTTATTTTCAGCTCATAGTCTTCCAGAAAAAGTTATAAAAGAAGGAGATCCTTATCAGCTACAAGTAATGAAAACTGTAAAACTTGTGATGAAACATTTTCCTGAAAATGAATATAATCTTGCTTATCAAAGTAAGATAGGACCTGTAAAATGGCTAGAACCTTTTACAGATAAAGAGATAGAAAGAGTTGCTAAAGAAGGTATAAAAAATCTTGCAGTAATACCTATATCTTTTGTTTCAGAACATTCAGAGACCTTATATGAACTTGATATTCAGTATGGAAACCTTGCAAAAGAAGTAGGAATAGAAAATTATGTAAGAATACCTACTTTACAAACTAGTAAAACTTTTATTAAAGCTTTAAAAGAACTTGTTGAAAATGTTAAAGGATAG
- a CDS encoding carboxymuconolactone decarboxylase family protein, producing MESAKEKLKEIGELIERLKKEVPVEIETFLKFATLTEASGTIDAKHKALINVALAVAAQCKWCIALHTQEAVK from the coding sequence ATGGAATCAGCAAAAGAAAAACTTAAAGAAATTGGAGAATTAATTGAAAGATTAAAAAAAGAAGTTCCAGTAGAAATTGAAACATTTTTAAAGTTTGCCACTTTAACAGAGGCATCAGGAACAATAGATGCTAAACATAAAGCTCTTATTAATGTAGCCTTAGCAGTAGCAGCTCAATGTAAATGGTGTATTGCCTTACATACCCAAGAAGCAGTAAAATAA
- the bioA gene encoding adenosylmethionine--8-amino-7-oxononanoate transaminase codes for MEKKEELKLYEEWDKRYFWHPFTQMKVYEEEENVIVERGEGVYIYDIYGNKYLDGVASLWCNVHGHNHPKLNQAVIEQTKKIAHFTTLGASNIPAIKFAKRIVDITPKKLQHVFYSEDGSEAMEIAIKIAYHYWHNKGEKEKNKFITLSEAYHGDTIGSVSVGGINIFHEKYKPLLFDVYKMPSPYLEAVKKVGREKALEYKTTKLLIEEVEDFVFHLHQEIAGFVLEAGVQGAAGILPFPEGYLKEIRRICDEYNILMIVDEVATGFGRSGKMFACEKEGVEPDIMALGKGITGGYLPLAATLVSDDIYKEFLGEFGEAKHFYHGHTYTGNPIACNVALANLDVFEEENTLEKLQPKIKLLEERLKEFWELKHVGDVRQFGFMAGVELVKDKEKNEPFPYGERTGFKVAKSMLKKGIWVRPLGDVMVIMPPLVIKEEELNYFIDSLKESIKELES; via the coding sequence ATGGAAAAAAAAGAAGAATTAAAACTTTATGAAGAATGGGATAAGAGATATTTCTGGCATCCTTTTACTCAAATGAAGGTTTATGAAGAAGAAGAGAATGTTATTGTAGAGAGAGGAGAAGGAGTTTATATATATGATATTTATGGAAATAAATATTTAGATGGAGTTGCATCTTTATGGTGTAATGTTCATGGGCATAATCATCCTAAATTAAATCAAGCAGTAATAGAGCAAACAAAAAAGATAGCTCATTTTACGACCTTAGGAGCATCAAATATCCCAGCAATAAAGTTTGCAAAAAGAATAGTAGATATTACTCCTAAAAAACTTCAACATGTTTTTTATAGTGAAGATGGTTCTGAAGCAATGGAGATAGCTATAAAAATTGCATACCATTATTGGCATAATAAAGGAGAAAAAGAAAAAAATAAATTTATCACCCTTTCTGAAGCTTATCATGGAGATACAATAGGAAGTGTTTCTGTTGGTGGAATAAATATTTTCCATGAAAAATATAAACCTTTATTATTTGATGTTTATAAAATGCCATCTCCATATCTTGAAGCAGTAAAAAAAGTAGGAAGAGAGAAAGCTTTAGAATATAAAACAACAAAACTTTTAATTGAAGAAGTAGAAGATTTTGTATTTCACCTCCATCAAGAAATAGCAGGATTTGTTTTAGAAGCAGGTGTTCAAGGTGCCGCAGGAATTCTTCCATTTCCAGAAGGATACTTAAAAGAAATAAGAAGAATATGTGATGAATATAATATTTTAATGATTGTAGATGAAGTTGCTACAGGATTTGGAAGATCTGGCAAAATGTTTGCTTGTGAAAAAGAAGGTGTAGAACCTGATATTATGGCCCTTGGAAAAGGCATTACAGGAGGATATTTACCACTTGCTGCCACACTAGTAAGTGATGATATTTATAAAGAATTTTTAGGAGAGTTTGGAGAGGCTAAACATTTTTATCATGGACATACATATACAGGAAACCCAATAGCTTGCAATGTAGCTTTAGCTAATTTGGATGTTTTTGAAGAAGAAAATACTTTAGAAAAACTACAGCCTAAAATAAAACTTTTAGAAGAAAGATTAAAAGAGTTTTGGGAATTAAAACATGTTGGAGATGTTAGACAGTTTGGATTTATGGCAGGAGTAGAACTTGTAAAAGATAAAGAAAAAAATGAGCCATTTCCTTATGGCGAAAGAACAGGATTTAAAGTTGCAAAAAGTATGTTAAAAAAAGGTATATGGGTTAGACCTCTTGGAGATGTAATGGTAATAATGCCACCACTTGTAATAAAAGAAGAAGAACTAAATTACTTTATAGACAGCCTAAAAGAAAGTATAAAAGAGCTTGAAAGCTAA